One window of Chroococcidiopsis sp. TS-821 genomic DNA carries:
- a CDS encoding alpha/beta fold hydrolase yields the protein MTTQQIPYTSSLEKQVWNWQGYDIQYTVKGEGRPLVLVHGFGACIGHWRKNIPVLADAGYRVFALDLLGFGGSSKPPLNYTLDVWELLLKDFWEARIQEPAIFIGNSIGALLSLMVVANHPEIAAGAVLINSAGGLSHRPHELNPPLRIFMAGFNRLVRSRITGRTIFNRIRQKSQIRRTLLQVYRNSDAVTDELVDMLYEPACDPGAQQVFASIITAPPGPSPAELLPKVKRPLLVVWGADDPWTPISGAKIYETMRDRGEPVEVVPIPNAGHCPHDEVPDKVNPVIVEWLNKLCQL from the coding sequence GTGACTACTCAACAAATACCGTATACTAGCAGCTTGGAAAAGCAAGTCTGGAACTGGCAAGGATACGACATTCAGTACACCGTTAAAGGTGAAGGACGTCCTTTAGTTTTAGTTCATGGATTTGGTGCTTGTATCGGACACTGGCGGAAAAATATTCCTGTTTTAGCCGATGCGGGCTATCGCGTGTTTGCTTTGGACTTACTAGGGTTTGGTGGATCGAGTAAACCGCCGCTGAATTACACTTTGGATGTGTGGGAACTGTTGCTTAAAGATTTTTGGGAAGCACGCATTCAAGAACCGGCAATATTTATTGGTAACTCGATCGGCGCGTTACTCAGTTTAATGGTAGTCGCAAATCATCCGGAAATTGCCGCTGGTGCAGTTTTGATTAACAGCGCGGGGGGTTTAAGCCATCGTCCGCACGAACTGAATCCGCCGTTACGCATTTTCATGGCGGGGTTCAATCGACTGGTGCGATCGCGCATTACAGGAAGAACAATCTTTAACCGCATTCGCCAAAAATCGCAGATTCGCCGCACGTTGCTGCAAGTTTACCGCAATTCTGATGCTGTTACCGATGAACTTGTAGATATGCTGTACGAACCAGCGTGCGATCCTGGCGCGCAACAAGTGTTTGCTTCAATTATTACCGCGCCTCCAGGTCCTAGTCCAGCTGAATTATTACCAAAGGTGAAGCGTCCTTTACTCGTAGTATGGGGTGCGGACGATCCTTGGACACCGATAAGTGGTGCAAAAATTTATGAAACGATGCGCGATCGCGGCGAACCTGTTGAAGTTGTCCCTATTCCAAACGCCGGACATTGTCCGCACGATGAAGTTCCTGACAAAGTCAATCCTGTGATTGTCGAATGGTTAAATAAATTGTGTCAACTTTGA
- a CDS encoding alpha/beta hydrolase, whose product MVASSLGLCFLPTLGIVRPSLTAERIYASYSVVERSISVAALEKYAREGILDDELAVYAQYISPQQLEQLRRVLLTRIELTPVAVAQFLYTPQGIILLQRLGQIIQTEARQPGFYAIRSALILAAATPDGLTLLNVLRQFPTRSIRIDLTRSLQIAEQLNRLVNQTAQAIALVQQDAVNAAIAEPLDWQIPDLRERGPWNWEQQTLTLFDPRRDRRFLVDLYLPLMQKPAPVIVISHGLGSDRTSFIYLATQLASYGFAVAVPEHPGSNAEQLRSLLSGVAAEVAEPNEFINRPLDVRYLLNELERLRIADARFRNINVQQVGVIGQSFGGYTALALAGAELNFEQLQQDCNRLQDSPLWNVSLLLQCRALELPRTGYVLRDPRVKAAIAINPITSSVFGEASIRQIAIPVMIVSGSADTIAPTLAEQIRPFSWLTTPDKYLAVIAGATHFSTIGEAAPGSEPIAVPPQVIGPTPEVARSYMSALSVAFFQTYINNLQQYRPYLSSAYAQAISENLLPLSLVRSLSNSQLEQFLR is encoded by the coding sequence ATGGTTGCATCTTCCTTAGGGCTTTGTTTCCTTCCTACCCTGGGAATTGTGCGCCCCTCCTTGACAGCAGAGCGGATTTATGCATCTTATTCAGTTGTCGAACGGTCAATTTCGGTAGCAGCGCTAGAAAAGTATGCACGTGAAGGTATTTTAGATGACGAACTTGCGGTTTATGCGCAATACATTAGTCCACAACAGCTAGAACAATTACGACGAGTACTGCTGACGCGAATTGAGTTAACTCCGGTAGCCGTTGCGCAGTTTCTTTATACACCGCAAGGAATCATTTTATTGCAGCGATTGGGGCAAATTATTCAAACCGAAGCGCGTCAACCAGGTTTTTATGCAATCCGCTCTGCGTTGATTTTAGCCGCTGCGACGCCGGATGGTTTAACGCTACTCAATGTATTGCGTCAGTTTCCCACACGTAGTATTCGCATTGATTTAACCCGCAGTTTACAAATTGCGGAACAACTCAACAGATTAGTCAACCAAACCGCGCAAGCGATCGCACTTGTTCAACAAGATGCGGTGAATGCTGCGATAGCGGAACCACTCGATTGGCAAATCCCTGACTTGCGCGAAAGAGGTCCTTGGAATTGGGAGCAACAAACACTTACGTTATTCGATCCGCGACGCGATCGCCGATTTCTAGTCGATTTGTATCTCCCGCTGATGCAAAAACCAGCACCAGTAATTGTGATTTCGCACGGTTTAGGATCGGATCGAACAAGTTTTATTTACTTAGCAACGCAACTCGCTTCTTACGGCTTTGCGGTGGCGGTTCCGGAACATCCTGGAAGTAATGCAGAACAATTGCGATCGCTTTTATCGGGAGTCGCTGCGGAAGTCGCCGAACCAAACGAATTTATCAACCGCCCGTTGGATGTCAGGTATTTACTCAATGAGTTGGAACGTTTGCGCATCGCTGACGCCCGTTTTAGAAATATCAATGTTCAGCAAGTGGGAGTGATTGGGCAATCGTTTGGCGGTTATACTGCGTTAGCACTTGCAGGTGCAGAATTAAACTTTGAACAATTGCAACAAGATTGTAATAGATTGCAAGATTCGCCTTTGTGGAATGTTTCGTTATTACTGCAATGTCGCGCCCTAGAGTTACCCAGAACAGGCTATGTTTTACGCGATCCGCGTGTCAAAGCTGCGATCGCCATTAACCCGATTACAAGTAGTGTTTTCGGTGAAGCCAGTATTCGTCAAATTGCTATTCCTGTGATGATTGTTAGCGGTAGTGCAGATACAATTGCGCCTACATTAGCTGAACAAATTCGTCCTTTTAGTTGGTTGACGACTCCTGATAAATATTTGGCGGTGATTGCAGGCGCTACGCACTTTTCCACAATTGGCGAAGCTGCGCCTGGTTCTGAACCCATCGCCGTACCACCACAAGTTATCGGTCCTACCCCAGAAGTTGCACGGTCGTATATGAGTGCGTTGAGCGTAGCATTTTTTCAAACCTATATCAATAACTTGCAGCAATATCGTCCGTATCTCAGTTCAGCGTATGCGCAAGCGATTAGTGAGAATTTATTACCACTAAGTTTAGTGCGATCGCTTTCCAATAGTCAGCTAGAACAATTTCTCCGCTAA
- a CDS encoding tetratricopeptide repeat protein produces MDDASIIDPLLDALKNPDEKVRNWATQELWKHWFGQKGVYGLQLLQQSQALVEAGKTEQAEALLSEVIAAEPDFAEAWNRRAVLYYINGQYQKSLTDCEMVVKLNPVHFGALHGMGLCYIALGNYSEAIRVLRRALEVQPYAIENQRLILECTAQLS; encoded by the coding sequence ATGGATGACGCATCTATTATCGATCCACTACTAGACGCTTTAAAGAATCCTGACGAGAAGGTGCGCAATTGGGCGACTCAGGAGTTATGGAAGCATTGGTTTGGACAAAAGGGTGTTTATGGATTACAGCTATTACAACAAAGTCAAGCGTTAGTTGAAGCGGGTAAAACCGAACAAGCCGAAGCGTTATTATCCGAAGTTATTGCAGCTGAACCTGATTTTGCCGAAGCGTGGAACCGACGTGCTGTATTGTATTACATCAATGGTCAGTATCAAAAGTCGTTAACAGATTGCGAAATGGTAGTTAAACTTAATCCAGTTCATTTCGGCGCGCTTCATGGTATGGGTTTATGTTATATCGCTTTAGGAAATTATAGTGAAGCAATTCGGGTTTTGCGTCGTGCTTTAGAAGTGCAACCGTATGCAATAGAAAATCAAAGGTTAATTTTGGAATGTACCGCACAACTTAGCTGA
- a CDS encoding ABC transporter substrate-binding protein, with protein MDNIIQRVNRRKFLQYGSLFIGSSVVAACTNNQPQTETSQSTNLDRVTFGTNWVAQAEHGGFYQAIATGIYKEHGLDVTIQMGGPQVPTGTQLLMGNAVDFFMGYGVDAVNAVAEGIPKITVAAIFQKDPQCLIAHPNTGVDSIEDLRGRPIYISSSANVTYWPLLAARFGFTDDQKRPYNFNPGPFLADKQSAQQGYITSEPFAIEQQGGFTPVVFLLADYGYIPYSTTIETKRELVENNPDLVQRFVDASIKGWYSYLENPAPGNELIKQANPEMTDEQIAYGIQKMQEYGIIKSGEAEQLGIGSMTEERWQSFFESMTQAGVFKPNIAYERAFTLQFVNKGVQAYRS; from the coding sequence ATGGATAATATTATTCAGAGGGTAAATCGTCGGAAATTTTTACAATATGGTTCGTTGTTTATTGGTAGTAGTGTAGTTGCAGCTTGTACAAATAATCAGCCGCAAACAGAGACTTCCCAATCAACAAATCTCGACCGCGTCACTTTTGGAACGAACTGGGTCGCCCAAGCCGAACACGGAGGCTTTTATCAAGCGATCGCCACAGGAATTTATAAAGAACACGGCTTAGATGTCACGATTCAAATGGGTGGTCCGCAAGTACCCACAGGTACGCAGTTGTTAATGGGAAACGCGGTTGATTTCTTTATGGGGTACGGTGTCGATGCTGTCAACGCGGTTGCAGAAGGAATACCGAAAATTACCGTAGCGGCAATTTTTCAAAAAGATCCCCAGTGTCTTATTGCGCATCCTAACACAGGAGTGGACTCAATAGAAGACCTCAGAGGCAGACCAATTTATATATCTTCGTCGGCAAATGTGACGTACTGGCCTTTATTAGCCGCAAGATTTGGTTTTACCGACGATCAAAAGCGTCCCTATAACTTTAATCCTGGTCCATTTCTGGCAGATAAACAATCGGCACAGCAAGGATATATCACGTCTGAACCTTTTGCTATTGAGCAACAAGGGGGATTTACACCTGTTGTCTTTTTATTAGCAGATTATGGTTATATTCCTTATTCAACAACTATTGAAACGAAGCGCGAATTAGTCGAAAATAATCCTGATCTAGTTCAACGCTTTGTCGATGCATCGATTAAAGGGTGGTATAGCTATTTAGAAAACCCAGCACCAGGAAACGAATTAATTAAACAAGCTAACCCAGAAATGACCGACGAGCAAATTGCTTACGGAATTCAAAAAATGCAAGAATACGGCATTATTAAGTCTGGCGAAGCAGAGCAGCTGGGAATTGGGTCGATGACTGAGGAGCGATGGCAATCCTTTTTTGAAAGTATGACACAAGCAGGTGTTTTTAAACCGAATATCGCATACGAACGAGCATTTACCTTGCAATTTGTCAATAAAGGCGTGCAGGCTTATCGCAGTTAG
- a CDS encoding ABC transporter ATP-binding protein: MTLPAIRLNQISKVYGNGTIALQNMNLAIQDAEFVSLVGPSGCGKSTVLRIIAGLGQMNSGSIEWGISDRKLAYVFQEAALMPWATVQENVHLPLKLAGTPKKYREVLVQQAIQRVGLSGFERSYPRELSGGMKMRVSIARALVTKPNVLLMDEPFGALDEITRSKLNRDVLDLWSQHRWTVVFVTHNIYEAVYLSNRVIVMAARPGRVVADISIKAPYPRSEEFRTSLLYNEYCREVSQCLEAAMNESPLQRDRSAIAQPI, translated from the coding sequence ATGACTCTTCCCGCAATTCGGCTAAATCAGATCAGTAAGGTTTATGGTAACGGTACCATAGCTTTGCAAAACATGAATTTAGCAATTCAGGATGCTGAATTTGTCAGTTTAGTCGGTCCATCTGGTTGTGGTAAAAGTACCGTATTGCGGATTATCGCTGGCTTGGGACAAATGAATTCTGGCAGCATCGAGTGGGGGATTAGCGATCGCAAACTGGCGTATGTCTTTCAAGAAGCCGCATTAATGCCCTGGGCAACGGTGCAAGAAAACGTGCATTTGCCGTTAAAATTAGCTGGGACGCCTAAAAAGTATAGAGAAGTCTTAGTACAGCAAGCAATTCAACGGGTGGGATTGAGTGGATTTGAACGCAGCTATCCTCGCGAGTTATCGGGTGGGATGAAAATGCGGGTGTCGATCGCGCGTGCTTTAGTCACAAAACCAAATGTGTTATTGATGGATGAACCTTTTGGGGCGCTTGATGAAATTACGCGGAGTAAGCTGAATCGCGACGTACTCGATTTGTGGAGTCAGCACCGTTGGACGGTGGTTTTTGTAACGCACAATATTTATGAAGCGGTTTATCTTTCTAATCGCGTCATTGTAATGGCGGCGCGCCCTGGGCGTGTTGTTGCAGATATTAGCATTAAAGCACCGTATCCGCGTAGTGAAGAATTTCGCACGTCTTTGCTGTATAACGAATACTGTCGCGAAGTTTCGCAATGCCTGGAAGCAGCCATGAATGAATCGCCGTTACAACGCGATCGCAGTGCAATCGCCCAACCAATATAG
- a CDS encoding ABC transporter permease, whose translation MTILRRRQSSSVNAQGISIDVVAPIVVGILALVGWEIVVRVTGLPPYLLPGPILVLQTLINDWHELFASLLVTLQITVVAFVAAAVSGLLISILFTQSKWIEKSLFPYAVILQTTPIVAIAPLIIIWLRNNTFAALVVCAWIVAFFPIVSNTTLGLNSVDRNLVNLFQLYKASKWQTLLYLRLPSAMPYFLGGLRISGGLALIGAVVAEFVAGTGGARSGIAYRILISSYNLQIPRMFAALLLTTGLGVAIFVGLTALSEWVLGKWHESAVKHEN comes from the coding sequence ATGACTATTCTCCGTCGCCGCCAATCCTCTTCAGTTAACGCGCAGGGCATATCGATTGATGTTGTCGCGCCAATTGTAGTGGGAATTCTAGCGTTGGTGGGGTGGGAAATTGTTGTGCGCGTCACAGGTTTACCACCGTATTTACTGCCTGGACCCATATTAGTATTGCAAACATTAATTAATGATTGGCATGAACTGTTTGCTTCGTTGTTAGTTACGTTGCAAATTACTGTTGTTGCGTTTGTCGCCGCAGCAGTGTCAGGATTGTTGATTTCGATTTTGTTTACGCAGAGTAAGTGGATTGAGAAAAGTTTGTTTCCGTATGCGGTGATTTTGCAAACAACTCCGATCGTGGCGATCGCACCTTTAATTATTATTTGGTTAAGAAACAACACGTTTGCAGCGTTAGTTGTTTGTGCGTGGATTGTGGCGTTTTTTCCGATTGTTTCTAACACGACGCTGGGGCTAAATAGTGTCGATCGCAATTTGGTGAATTTGTTTCAACTGTATAAAGCTTCCAAATGGCAAACGTTGCTGTATTTGCGTTTACCGAGTGCTATGCCGTATTTTTTGGGCGGGTTGCGCATTAGTGGCGGTTTGGCGTTGATTGGTGCGGTGGTGGCGGAGTTTGTCGCGGGAACAGGTGGGGCGCGATCGGGAATTGCATATCGCATTTTGATATCGAGTTACAATTTGCAGATTCCGCGTATGTTTGCGGCGTTGTTGTTGACGACGGGGTTAGGGGTGGCGATTTTTGTGGGGTTGACAGCTTTGTCAGAGTGGGTGTTGGGGAAATGGCATGAAAGTGCGGTGAAGCATGAGAATTAG